One Helianthus annuus cultivar XRQ/B chromosome 12, HanXRQr2.0-SUNRISE, whole genome shotgun sequence genomic region harbors:
- the LOC110921645 gene encoding uncharacterized protein LOC110921645 yields the protein MDASVLVENFTREEVKAAVWECGSDKAPGPDGITFAVFKKFWKELEENIMEMMLQFHTHGSIQKSCSASFIYLIPKAIRTEFLHSCPDTLTTHFETTTPSLTYHHSHTTCTTGVRRRKLVVVRSYVGLESEKSNRRWSLKTFAGDWSPPEISPEQTIFIGGDNRKPASFVRVIALVCSFGIINLTHALLQENATQPIFEWSKIAMAKVNLFVRRAAKEKSPDNGGVKEEGSAWWTGSVQSMWAGAGNSEPYSAG from the exons ATGGACGCAAGTGTTTTAGTCGAAAATTTCACACGAGAGGAGGTGAAGGCGGCTGTTTGGGAATGCGGCTCGGATAAAGCACCAGGTCCTGATGGGATCACCTTCGCTGTGTTCAAAAAATTCTGGAAGGAACTTGAAGAAAATATAATGGAGATGATGTTACAGTTTCATACCCATGGGTCCATTCAGAAGTCCTGTAGTGCATCTTTCATTTATTTGATCCCAAAG GCTATAAGAACCGAGTTCCTACATTCCTGTCCCGACACCCTCACAACACATTTCGAAACAACCACTCCCTCATTGACTTACCACCATTCGCATACCACGTGCACAACCGGAGTTCGCCGGAGAAAGCTAGTCGTTGTCCGGAGTTACGTTGGGCTCGAGTCGGAGAAATCTAATCGCCGTTGGAGTCTGAAGACGTTCGCCGGAGATTGGAGCCCACCGGAGATATCACCGGAGCAAACGATATTTATCGGAGGAGACAATCGAAAACCCGCAAGCTTTGTTCG GGTAATCGCTCTCGTTTGTTCTTTTGGAATTATCAATCTTACTCATGCGTTACTACAAGAAAacgcaacgcaaccaat TTTTGAATGGAGTAAGATCGCTATGGCAAAAGTAAATTTGTTTGTTCGGAGAGCGGCGAAAGAAAAGAGTCCCGACAATGGCGGCGTTAAAGAAGAGGGAAGTGCTTGGTGGACCGGATCTGTGCAAAGTATGTGGGCTGGGGCCGGAAACAGCGAACCATATAGTGCTGGATGA
- the LOC110920822 gene encoding F-box/kelch-repeat protein At5g15710: protein MVVGIGIGESSNCWSRDLMTQLVRKGEGGSRNTSPIGRGVGSRNVSPSKQKVIKTKPRGLDEETMAKFAKPPHTDVQMEDDIWAMLPEDLLNEILAWVPPFMIFRLRSVCKRWNSILLDNGFLKFHSQVPSHGPCLLTFWKNSQSQTPQCSVFSLPLKQWYRIPFTFLPQWAIWLVGSSGGLVCFSGLDGSTFKTLICNPLTQTCRMLPTMHYNQQRQLTMVVDRKQKSFKIVAANDLYGDQPLPIEVYDSKLNKWSVHQKMPATNLCSSKLAFCDPRLYLETLSPLGLMMYGLDTGYWEHIPAKFPRSLLDGYLISGTKKRLFLVGRVGLYSTLQSMKIWELDHVKATWVEITRMPSKYFRALLRLSAERFECFGQNNLILFTSWNQGKGLLYDVDKKVWSWIAGCALQLYTSQVCFYEPRFDASIY, encoded by the coding sequence ATGGTGGTTGGGATTGGAATTGGTGAGTCTTCGAATTGTTGGTCACGAGATTTAATGACCCAATTGGTTAGAAAGGGTGAGGGTGGGTCAAGGAACACGAGCCCGATAGGGCGAGGGGTCGGGTCAAGAAACGTTAGCCCGTCGAAACAGAAGGTGATCAAGACGAAACCGAGGGGTTTAGATGAAGAAACCATGGCTAAGTTTGCTAAACCTCCTCATACCGATGTTCAAATGGAAGATGACATATGGGCTATGCTGCCCGAAGATTTGTTGAACGAGATATTAGCGTGGGTCCCGCCTTTCATGATCTTTCGTCTTCGTTCGGTTTGTAAAAGATGGAATTCGATCCTGTTGGATAACGGGTTTCTGAAGTTTCATTCGCAAGTCCCATCCCATGGGCCTTGTCTTCTCACATTTTGGAAAAACTCGCAATCGCAAACACCACAATGTTCGGTTTTTAGCTTGCCGTTAAAGCAATGGTACAGAATTCCGTTCACATTCTTACCTCAATGGGCTATTTGGTTAGTCGGATCATCCGGGGGGTTAGTTTGCTTTTCGGGTCTTGACGGGTCAactttcaaaaccctaatctgCAACCCCCTCACACAAACATGTAGAATGCTACCAACTATGCATTACAACCAGCAACGACAGTTGACCATGGTTGTTGACCGAAAACAAAAGTCTTTCAAAATCGTTGCTGCAAACGATCTTTACGGTGACCAACCGTTGCCAATCGAAGTATACGATTCAAAGCTTAATAAATGGTCCGTGCACCAAAAGATGCCAGCCACCAATCTTTGCTCGTCAAAGTTGGCGTTTTGTGACCCACGATTATATCTTGAAACACTTTCACCGCTCGGGTTAATGATGTACGGGCTCGACACCGGCTACTGGGAACACATACCCGCAAAATTCCCGCGATCTTTATTAGACGGGTATTTGATTTCGGGCACCAAAAAGCGGTTATTTCTGGTTGGTAGAGTTGGGCTTTACAGTACTCTTCAAAGTATGAAAATTTGGGAGTTGGATCATGTGAAAGCGACGTGGGTCGAGATTACCAGAATGCCATCGAAATATTTTAGAGCTCTCTTGCGGTTATCCGCAGAGAGATTcgagtgtttcggacagaataATTTGATTCTTTTTACGTCGTGGAATCAAGGGAAGGGCTTGCTATATGATGTTGATAAAAAGGTATGGTCGTGGATTGCGGGCTGTGCTCTTCAGTTGTATACAAGTCAGGTATGTTTTTATGAGCCGAGGTTCGATGCTTCAATCTACTAA
- the LOC110920823 gene encoding calcium/calmodulin-regulated receptor-like kinase 2, producing the protein MVHKVDLVIIGVSVGLAVGILIATLVFFGIWWYKRHKCPSSALPTNKSSVVEDTSIAFNNSVVTVKLSTYPAKTSPIATLLYTKASAASGLLKYSYKDVQNATKNFTTILGQGSFGPVYKAVMPAGEIVAVKALASDSKQGEKEFQTEVSLLGRLHHRNLVNLVGYCVDKRQRMLIYEYMRSGSLASFLYNEEKTTLNWEERLQIALDISHGIEYLHDGAVPPVIHRDLKSANILLDHLMRAKARS; encoded by the exons ATGGTTCACAAAGTTGATTTAGTAATCATCGGAGTCTCTGTGGGTCTGGCCGTTGGCATACTTATAGCAACACTCGTATTCTTCGGCATATGGTGGTACAAAAGACATAAATGCCCCTCATCCGCACTACCTACAAACAAAAGTAGTGTTGTAGAAGACACAAGTATTGCCTTTAACAACTCTGTTGTAACAGTTAAACTGTCAACTTATCCTGCAAAAACTTCACCAATTGCTACACTACTGTATACCAAGGCGTCGGCAGCATCCGGATTACTGAAATACTCTTACAA GGACGTCCAAAATGCCACGAAAAACTTTACGACTATATTGGGACAAGGATCGTTTGGTCCTGTATATAAAGCGGTGATGCCAGCTGGCGAAATTGTTGCGGTAAAAGCTCTTGCTTCGGATTCTAAACAAGGGGAAAAAGAGTTTCAAACTGAG GTATCTCTTTTAGGAAGGCTGCATCATAGAAATTTGGTGAATCTAGTTGGATATTGTGTAGACAAAAGGCAACGAATGTTAATATATGAATACATGAGGAGCGGAAGCCTTGCAAGCTTTTTATATA ATGAAGAGAAAACCACCTTGAATTGGGAAGAAAGGCTTCAAATTGCTCTTGACATATCTCATGGGATAGAATATCTTCATGATGGG GCAGTTCCACCGGTCATACATCGAGACTTGAAGTCTGCTAACATACTGCTAGACCACTTAATGAGAGCAAAGGCAAGATCTTAG